From Pseudomonas sp. LS1212, the proteins below share one genomic window:
- the mtnA gene encoding S-methyl-5-thioribose-1-phosphate isomerase: MRDRLLAAEKVKAIDWREDALYLLDQRILPFEETWLAYTDAAGVAAAIRAMVVRGAPAIGISAAYGIVLGARQRLAAGGDWRAALEQDFKVLADSRPTAVNLFWALNRMRERLQRLKGSDDPLAGLEAEARAIHESDREANLTMAQLGVDLIRKHQGNVQALLTHCNTGALATGGFGTALGVIRAAWLEGMVERVYADETRPWLQGSRLTAWELANEGIPVTLNADSAAAHLMKTKGITWVIVGADRITANGDVANKIGTYQLAVTAMHHGVRFMVVAPSSTIDMSLASGEDIPIEERDGSELLEVGGRRVGADVDAYNPVFDVTPADLIDVIVTEKGIVERPDTAKMAQLMCRKRLH, translated from the coding sequence ATGCGCGATCGACTATTGGCTGCGGAGAAGGTTAAGGCCATCGATTGGCGAGAGGACGCTTTGTACCTGCTCGATCAGCGGATTCTACCCTTCGAGGAAACCTGGCTGGCCTACACCGATGCGGCGGGCGTGGCTGCGGCTATCCGCGCGATGGTAGTGCGTGGTGCGCCGGCGATCGGTATCAGTGCGGCCTACGGCATCGTGCTGGGTGCGCGTCAGCGGCTGGCTGCCGGCGGTGACTGGCGCGCCGCGCTGGAACAGGATTTCAAGGTGCTCGCCGATTCGCGACCCACAGCAGTCAACCTGTTCTGGGCACTCAATCGCATGCGCGAACGCCTGCAGCGGCTAAAGGGCAGCGACGATCCGCTGGCCGGCCTCGAGGCGGAGGCGCGGGCCATTCATGAGAGCGACCGCGAAGCCAACCTGACCATGGCGCAACTGGGCGTGGACCTGATTCGCAAGCATCAGGGCAACGTCCAGGCGCTGCTGACTCACTGCAATACCGGTGCGCTGGCCACGGGTGGCTTCGGCACGGCCTTGGGAGTGATTCGCGCGGCCTGGCTCGAAGGCATGGTCGAGCGCGTCTATGCCGACGAAACCCGGCCCTGGCTGCAAGGCTCCCGCCTGACGGCCTGGGAACTGGCCAATGAAGGCATTCCGGTCACGTTGAATGCCGACTCCGCTGCCGCGCACCTGATGAAGACCAAGGGCATCACCTGGGTCATCGTCGGCGCCGACCGGATCACGGCCAATGGCGACGTGGCGAACAAGATCGGGACCTATCAGCTGGCCGTGACGGCCATGCACCACGGCGTGCGGTTCATGGTGGTGGCGCCGAGCTCTACCATCGATATGAGCCTGGCCAGCGGCGAGGATATCCCGATCGAAGAGCGCGATGGCAGCGAGTTGCTGGAGGTTGGCGGGCGGCGGGTCGGGGCGGATGTCGATGCCTATAATCCGGTGTTTGACGTGACTCCGGCTGATCTAATTGATGTCATCGTGACCGAGAAGGGCATTGTTGAGCGGCCGGATACGGCGAAGATGGCGCAGTTGATGTGTCGCAAGCGTTTGCATTGA
- a CDS encoding TRZ/ATZ family hydrolase, with protein sequence MPNPAAPLDLLLLPTWLVPVEPAGVVLQAHGLGIRDGRIVYIGPRAEALKLAASEVRELPGCLLSPGLINAHGHAAMTLFRGLADDLPLMTWLEQHIWPAEGRWVDEAFVRDGTDLAIAEQLKGGITCFSDMYFFPKVASERIHESGIRAQIAIPILDFPIPGARDTDHALHQGVELFNDLKHHPRISVAFGPHAPYSVGDENLEKVRVLAEELDAAIHMHVQETAFEVQQSLDQRGERPLARLARLGLLGPRMQAVHMTQVSDEDLALLVESNTSVIHCPESNLKLASGFCPVERLWQAGVNVAVGTDGAASNNDLDLLGETRTAALLAKAVAGSATALDAHRALRMATLNGARALGLDNETGSLEVGKAADIVAFDLSGLAQQPIYDPVSQLIYATGRECVKHVWVAGKQLLDDRRLTRLDEQQLHATATAWGKRIGGHTE encoded by the coding sequence ATGCCCAACCCCGCCGCCCCGCTCGACCTTCTGCTCCTGCCCACCTGGCTGGTGCCTGTCGAACCCGCCGGCGTAGTCCTGCAAGCGCATGGCCTGGGCATCCGCGACGGTCGCATCGTTTATATCGGCCCTCGCGCCGAGGCGCTGAAGCTCGCCGCCAGCGAAGTCCGCGAACTGCCGGGCTGCCTGCTCAGCCCCGGTTTGATCAACGCCCACGGCCATGCGGCGATGACCCTGTTCCGCGGCCTGGCCGACGACCTGCCATTGATGACCTGGCTGGAGCAACACATCTGGCCGGCCGAAGGCCGCTGGGTCGACGAGGCGTTTGTCCGCGACGGCACTGACCTTGCCATCGCCGAGCAGCTCAAGGGCGGCATCACCTGCTTCTCGGACATGTATTTCTTCCCGAAAGTTGCCAGCGAGCGAATCCATGAAAGCGGAATTCGTGCCCAGATCGCCATTCCGATCCTGGACTTCCCGATTCCAGGCGCCCGCGACACCGATCATGCACTGCACCAGGGCGTCGAACTGTTCAACGACCTCAAGCACCATCCTCGCATCAGCGTAGCCTTTGGCCCCCACGCGCCGTACTCCGTGGGCGACGAAAACCTGGAAAAGGTCCGGGTACTGGCCGAGGAACTCGACGCCGCCATCCACATGCATGTGCAGGAAACCGCTTTCGAGGTGCAACAGTCTCTCGACCAGCGCGGCGAGCGCCCCTTGGCTCGCCTGGCACGCCTGGGCCTGCTCGGGCCACGCATGCAGGCGGTGCACATGACCCAAGTCAGCGACGAAGACCTCGCCCTGCTGGTAGAAAGCAACACCAGCGTGATTCACTGCCCCGAATCGAACCTGAAACTGGCCAGCGGCTTCTGCCCGGTCGAACGCTTGTGGCAAGCCGGGGTCAATGTTGCCGTCGGTACCGATGGCGCCGCCAGCAACAATGACCTGGACCTGCTCGGCGAAACCCGCACCGCCGCCCTGCTGGCCAAGGCCGTCGCCGGCTCCGCCACGGCCCTGGACGCCCATCGTGCCTTGCGCATGGCGACCCTCAACGGTGCCCGGGCGCTGGGCCTGGACAACGAAACCGGCTCGCTGGAAGTGGGCAAGGCGGCCGATATCGTCGCCTTCGACCTGTCCGGCCTTGCCCAGCAACCGATCTACGATCCGGTTTCACAGCTTATTTATGCGACCGGGCGCGAATGCGTCAAACACGTCTGGGTCGCCGGCAAACAACTGCTCGATGACCGCCGCCTGACCCGCCTGGACGAACAGCAGCTGCATGCAACCGCCACCGCCTGGGGCAAGCGCATCGGCGGCCACACCGAATAA
- the ubiG gene encoding bifunctional 2-polyprenyl-6-hydroxyphenol methylase/3-demethylubiquinol 3-O-methyltransferase UbiG encodes MSNVDHAEIAKFEALAHRWWDRESEFKPLHDINPLRVNWIDERVKLAGKKVLDVGCGGGILSEAMALRGATVTGIDMGEAPLAVAQLHQLESGVSVDYRKITAEALAEEMPEQFDVVTCLEMLEHVPDPSSVIRACFRMVKPGGQVFFSTINRNPKAYLFAIVGAEYIMKLLPRGTHDFKKFIRPSELGAWSREAGLSVKDIIGLTYNPLTKHYKLASDVDVNYMIQTLREE; translated from the coding sequence ATGAGCAACGTCGACCACGCCGAAATCGCCAAATTCGAAGCCCTGGCCCATCGCTGGTGGGACCGCGAGAGCGAGTTCAAGCCGCTGCACGACATCAACCCGCTGCGGGTCAACTGGATCGATGAGCGGGTCAAGCTGGCCGGCAAGAAGGTGCTCGACGTCGGTTGCGGCGGCGGCATCCTCAGCGAAGCCATGGCCCTGCGCGGCGCCACCGTGACCGGCATCGACATGGGCGAAGCGCCCCTGGCCGTCGCCCAGCTGCATCAGCTGGAATCGGGTGTCAGCGTCGACTACCGGAAAATTACCGCCGAGGCCCTGGCCGAGGAAATGCCAGAGCAGTTCGACGTCGTTACTTGCCTGGAAATGCTCGAACACGTTCCGGACCCCTCGTCGGTGATCCGCGCCTGTTTCCGCATGGTCAAACCGGGCGGCCAGGTGTTCTTCTCGACCATCAACCGCAACCCCAAGGCCTACCTGTTCGCTATCGTCGGCGCCGAATACATCATGAAGTTGCTGCCGCGTGGCACCCACGACTTCAAGAAGTTCATCCGCCCTTCCGAGCTCGGCGCCTGGAGCCGCGAGGCAGGGCTGTCGGTCAAGGACATCATTGGCCTGACCTACAACCCGCTGACCAAGCACTATAAATTGGCCAGCGACGTTGACGTCAACTACATGATCCAGACCCTGCGCGAGGAATGA
- the mupP gene encoding N-acetylmuramic acid 6-phosphate phosphatase MupP → MRLRAVLFDMDGTLLDTAPDFIAICQAMLADRDLPAVDDQLIRDVISGGARAMVEATFAMPPEAAEFEALRLEFLERYQRDCAVHSKLFDGMAELLADIEKANLVWGVVTNKPVRFAEPIMQQLGLAERSALLICPDHVKNSKPDPEPLILACKMLDLDPASVLFVGDDLRDIESGRDAGTRTAAVTYGYIHPQDNPGNWGADVVVDHPLELRKVLDSALCGC, encoded by the coding sequence ATGCGTTTAAGAGCAGTACTTTTCGACATGGACGGCACCCTGCTCGATACGGCGCCGGATTTCATCGCCATCTGCCAGGCCATGCTCGCCGATCGTGACCTGCCGGCGGTAGACGACCAACTGATTCGCGACGTGATTTCCGGCGGCGCCCGCGCCATGGTCGAAGCCACCTTTGCAATGCCTCCCGAAGCTGCCGAATTCGAAGCGCTGCGCCTTGAGTTCCTGGAGCGTTACCAACGCGACTGCGCCGTGCACAGCAAACTCTTCGACGGCATGGCCGAACTGCTGGCCGACATCGAAAAGGCCAATCTGGTCTGGGGCGTGGTCACCAACAAGCCGGTGCGCTTCGCCGAACCGATCATGCAACAGCTGGGGCTGGCCGAGCGCTCGGCCCTGCTGATCTGCCCTGATCACGTCAAAAACAGCAAACCAGACCCGGAGCCGTTGATCCTGGCCTGCAAGATGCTCGATCTGGATCCGGCCAGCGTGCTGTTTGTCGGTGACGACCTGCGCGATATCGAGTCGGGACGCGATGCCGGGACCCGCACCGCCGCCGTGACCTATGGCTATATTCATCCTCAGGACAATCCTGGCAATTGGGGCGCGGATGTGGTGGTCGATCATCCGCTGGAATTGCGCAAGGTGCTTGATAGCGCGTTGTGTGGTTGCTGA
- a CDS encoding YciK family oxidoreductase, whose translation MFDYSARPELLKDRVILVTGAGRGIGAAAAKSYAAHGATVLLLGKTEANLIEVYDEIEAAGHPQPAVIPFNLETAMPHQYDELAAMVENEFGRLDGLLHNASIIGPRTPLEQLSGENFMRVMQVNVNAMFMLTSTMLPLLKLSRDASVIFTSSSVGRKGRAYWGAYGVSKFATEGLMQTLADELENVAPVRSNSINPGATRTSMRAQAYPGENPNINPLPEEIMPVYLYLMGPDSTGINGQAFDAQ comes from the coding sequence ATGTTTGATTACTCCGCCCGCCCCGAACTGCTCAAGGACCGGGTGATCCTGGTCACCGGCGCCGGCCGCGGGATCGGCGCTGCCGCCGCCAAGAGCTATGCCGCCCACGGCGCCACCGTACTGCTGTTGGGCAAGACCGAAGCCAATCTCATCGAGGTCTATGACGAGATCGAAGCGGCCGGCCATCCGCAGCCGGCGGTCATTCCTTTCAACCTGGAAACGGCCATGCCCCACCAGTACGATGAACTGGCGGCCATGGTCGAGAACGAATTCGGCCGGCTCGACGGCCTGCTGCACAATGCTTCCATCATCGGGCCGAGAACCCCGCTGGAACAGTTGTCCGGCGAGAATTTCATGCGGGTCATGCAGGTCAACGTCAACGCCATGTTCATGCTGACCAGCACCATGTTGCCGCTGCTCAAGCTGTCCCGGGATGCGTCGGTGATCTTCACTTCCAGCAGCGTTGGCCGCAAGGGGCGGGCCTACTGGGGCGCTTACGGCGTCTCCAAGTTCGCCACCGAAGGCCTGATGCAGACCTTGGCTGACGAACTGGAAAATGTTGCGCCGGTTCGTTCCAACAGCATCAACCCTGGCGCCACCCGCACCAGCATGCGCGCCCAGGCGTACCCGGGGGAAAACCCGAACATCAACCCGCTGCCTGAGGAAATCATGCCGGTCTATCTGTACCTGATGGGCCCCGACAGCACCGGCATCAATGGCCAGGCATTCGACGCCCAATAA
- a CDS encoding TenA family transcriptional regulator, which translates to MDASSYPLWARQLIKDCSESKRRVVGHELYRRMRDASLSAQTMRQYLIGGWPVVEQFALYMAQNLTKTRFARHPGEDMARRWLMRNIRVEVNHADYWLNWSQAYGVSLEDLKAQQVPAELQALSHWCWQTSSSDSLIIAIAATNYAVEGATGEWSALVCSSGAYAAAFPEEGRKRAMKWLKMHAQYDDSHPWEALEIICTLAGNDPSATLRSDLRQAICKSYDYMHLFLERCMQQEQRLPGRGRMALSEG; encoded by the coding sequence ATGGACGCCAGTAGCTACCCGCTCTGGGCTCGGCAGCTGATCAAGGACTGTAGTGAAAGCAAACGCCGGGTCGTGGGGCACGAACTTTATCGGCGTATGCGTGACGCGTCCCTCAGTGCTCAAACCATGCGTCAGTATCTGATTGGTGGTTGGCCGGTGGTCGAGCAGTTCGCCCTGTACATGGCGCAGAACCTGACCAAGACCCGTTTCGCCCGGCATCCTGGCGAAGACATGGCGCGGCGCTGGTTGATGCGCAACATTCGGGTTGAGGTCAATCATGCCGACTATTGGCTGAACTGGAGCCAGGCTTATGGTGTAAGCCTGGAGGATTTGAAGGCACAGCAAGTGCCGGCCGAGCTTCAGGCCTTGAGCCATTGGTGCTGGCAAACCAGTTCGTCCGACTCTTTGATCATTGCTATTGCTGCGACCAATTATGCCGTCGAGGGCGCCACGGGCGAATGGTCGGCACTGGTGTGTTCCAGCGGTGCCTATGCCGCCGCGTTTCCCGAAGAAGGGCGCAAGCGCGCGATGAAGTGGCTGAAGATGCATGCCCAGTACGACGATTCGCACCCCTGGGAGGCACTTGAAATCATTTGTACCCTGGCCGGTAACGATCCGTCGGCAACCCTGCGGTCAGACCTGCGCCAGGCGATCTGCAAAAGCTACGACTATATGCACCTGTTCCTCGAGCGCTGCATGCAGCAGGAACAGCGCCTGCCCGGTCGCGGGCGGATGGCGCTGTCCGAGGGTTGA
- a CDS encoding EAL domain-containing protein encodes MKQKRTLETPRLLGIVWPFIAVVLFQAVLGCISLYALSAVRGYVAGESLWSKGQKDAIYYLSHYADSRDEAVFRKYQQAMLVPQGGHDLRIALDKPEPDLDAARKGILQGGNHPDDVASVIWLYLNFRHFSYLEKAIELWAVGDGFLQELDSVARQMYDGISRGGVSDTQIGHWKEQISSINEGVTPAAMAFSNALGEGSRFLLRMLVATNLVTALFLIVLALLRSHKLLVQRHAFATALQVEKERAQITLQSIGDGVITTDVEGLIAYMNPAAEQLTHWNAEQAQGLPLAALFNLLDENAEKDSLTLIEHILSGTLRGGSEHAKLIQRLDGSTVSVTLVGAPIQAEGKVSGTVLVLHDMTQERQYIANLSWQATHDALTGLANRREFEYRLESAFSAGSRQSVRHSLMFLDLDQFKLVNDTCGHAAGDELLRHICTLLQAGLREGDILARLGGDEFGILLENCPPEVAEKIGEGLRQTVQNLHFVWKGRPFVTTVSVGLVHITQAPISLEASLRAADMACYMAKEKGRNRVQVYHADDSELSLRFGEMAWVQRLHMALEKNRFCLYAQEIAALGAQGKPGGHIEILLRLHDEAGRVILPESFIPAAERYGLMSALDSWVVQNVFKVIRRCMVEGHEGPLAMCAINLSGSSIGDDKFLEFLREQFIEHDIPPELICFEITETSAIANLGNAIRFINELKSLGCRFSLDDFCAGMSSFAYLKHLPVDFLKIDGTFVKDMLDDPINRAMVEVINHIGHVMGKKTIAEFVETPLIEQALLEIGVDYAQGYLIERPQVFTSTSLQRRHERSRPLLFKAPGTFR; translated from the coding sequence ATGAAGCAAAAACGGACTCTCGAAACGCCAAGGTTATTGGGCATTGTCTGGCCATTTATCGCCGTTGTGCTATTTCAGGCTGTGTTGGGTTGCATCAGCCTTTACGCGCTTTCAGCGGTGCGGGGCTATGTGGCGGGCGAAAGCTTGTGGTCAAAAGGGCAGAAGGATGCGATTTATTACCTGAGCCACTATGCCGACAGCCGCGACGAAGCGGTCTTTCGAAAGTATCAGCAAGCCATGCTCGTACCGCAGGGCGGCCATGACCTGCGCATTGCCCTGGACAAGCCCGAACCGGACCTGGACGCTGCCCGCAAAGGCATTCTGCAAGGTGGCAACCATCCGGACGATGTCGCCAGCGTTATTTGGTTGTACTTGAATTTCCGCCATTTCAGTTACCTGGAAAAGGCCATCGAACTGTGGGCCGTGGGCGATGGCTTTTTGCAGGAACTCGACAGCGTTGCCCGGCAAATGTACGACGGCATTTCCCGAGGGGGGGTCAGCGACACTCAGATAGGCCACTGGAAAGAGCAGATTTCCTCCATCAACGAGGGCGTTACGCCAGCCGCCATGGCCTTCAGCAACGCCCTGGGCGAGGGGTCGCGGTTTCTGTTGCGCATGCTGGTGGCGACCAATCTGGTCACGGCATTGTTCCTGATTGTTCTGGCGTTGCTGCGTTCTCATAAACTGCTGGTGCAACGCCATGCATTCGCCACTGCCCTGCAGGTCGAAAAGGAGCGGGCGCAGATCACCCTGCAGTCCATCGGCGATGGTGTCATCACCACGGACGTCGAGGGCCTGATTGCCTACATGAACCCGGCTGCCGAGCAGTTGACCCACTGGAATGCCGAGCAGGCGCAAGGCCTGCCGCTGGCGGCGCTGTTCAATCTGCTTGATGAGAATGCCGAAAAAGACAGCTTGACCCTGATCGAGCATATCCTCAGCGGCACGCTGCGAGGTGGCAGCGAACATGCCAAGCTGATTCAGCGCCTGGACGGCAGTACGGTTTCTGTGACCCTGGTCGGCGCACCGATCCAGGCCGAGGGCAAGGTCAGCGGTACGGTACTGGTGTTGCATGACATGACCCAGGAGCGTCAGTACATCGCCAATCTGTCCTGGCAGGCGACCCACGATGCACTGACCGGCCTGGCCAACCGGCGGGAGTTCGAGTACCGGCTCGAGTCGGCGTTTTCGGCGGGAAGCCGGCAATCCGTTCGCCATTCGTTGATGTTCCTGGATCTGGATCAGTTCAAGCTGGTCAACGATACCTGCGGCCATGCGGCCGGCGATGAATTGCTGCGACACATCTGTACGTTGCTGCAGGCGGGCTTGCGCGAAGGCGATATCCTGGCGCGCCTGGGGGGCGACGAGTTCGGTATCCTGCTGGAAAACTGTCCGCCGGAAGTGGCGGAAAAGATCGGCGAGGGCTTGCGCCAGACGGTGCAGAACCTGCATTTCGTCTGGAAGGGCCGGCCTTTCGTGACCACGGTGAGTGTAGGCCTGGTTCACATCACCCAGGCGCCGATCAGCCTGGAGGCTTCGCTCAGGGCCGCGGACATGGCCTGCTACATGGCCAAGGAGAAAGGTCGCAACCGGGTTCAGGTCTATCACGCCGATGACTCGGAGCTGTCCCTGCGTTTTGGCGAGATGGCTTGGGTGCAGCGCCTGCACATGGCCCTGGAGAAGAACCGTTTTTGCCTGTACGCCCAGGAGATCGCCGCGTTGGGCGCTCAGGGCAAACCGGGCGGGCATATCGAGATTCTGTTGCGCCTGCATGATGAGGCAGGAAGGGTGATTCTGCCCGAAAGCTTCATTCCGGCAGCCGAGCGCTATGGCTTGATGAGCGCGCTCGATAGCTGGGTGGTGCAGAATGTCTTCAAGGTCATCCGGCGGTGCATGGTCGAAGGGCATGAAGGCCCGCTGGCCATGTGCGCGATCAACCTGTCTGGCAGCAGTATCGGTGATGACAAGTTCCTGGAGTTCCTGCGCGAGCAATTCATCGAGCACGATATCCCCCCTGAATTGATTTGTTTCGAAATCACCGAGACCAGTGCCATTGCCAATCTGGGCAATGCCATTCGGTTCATCAATGAATTGAAAAGCCTGGGGTGCCGATTCTCGCTGGATGACTTTTGCGCCGGGATGTCGTCATTCGCCTACCTGAAACATTTGCCTGTAGACTTTCTGAAAATCGACGGCACCTTCGTCAAGGACATGCTCGATGACCCGATCAACCGGGCCATGGTGGAGGTCATCAACCACATTGGTCATGTGATGGGCAAGAAGACCATCGCCGAGTTCGTGGAAACACCGCTGATAGAGCAGGCTCTGCTGGAAATCGGCGTCGATTACGCGCAGGGCTATCTGATAGAGCGCCCGCAAGTTTTCACCAGCACCAGCCTGCAGCGCCGCCATGAGCGCTCCAGGCCCTTGTTGTTCAAGGCACCAGGGACTTTTCGCTGA
- a CDS encoding ABC transporter ATP-binding protein encodes MLDVPGSPELPPIKESTHTDRLSWAEIRRLALRHKKALWIANGVAVLAALCSVPIPLLLPLLVDEVLLGHGDAALKWMNQLLPDNLQVAAGYIGLMLLVTLTLRGAGLVFNVLQARLFAGLAKDMVYRLRIRLIERLKRISLSEYESLGSGTVTTHLVTDLDTLDKFVGETLSRFLVAMLTLAGTAGILIWMHWQLALLILLFNPLVIFATVQLGKRVKHLKKLENDSTSRFTQALTETLDAIQEVRAGNRQGFFLGRLGLRAQEVRDYAVASQWKSDASGRASGLLFQFGIDIFRAAAMLTVLFSDLSIGQMLAVFSYLWFMIGPVEQLLNLQYAFYAAGGALTRINELLARADEPQYAGGANPFKGRDTVGIEVRGLSFGYGEELVLDQLNLSIAPGEKVAVVGASGGGKSTLVQLLLGLYTAQSGSIRFGGSTLQEIGLETVRENVAVVLQHPSLFNDSVRANLTMGRDCSDEACWRALEIAQLDTTIATLPKGLDSIVGRSGVRLSGGQRQRLAIARMVLAEPKVVILDEATSALDAATEYNLHEALSRFLSERTTLIVAHRLSAVKQADRVLVFDGGHVAEDGDHQQLIADGGLYAKLYGHLQQI; translated from the coding sequence ATGCTTGACGTGCCGGGCTCGCCCGAACTCCCGCCGATCAAGGAATCGACCCATACGGATCGATTGAGTTGGGCGGAAATTCGACGGCTGGCCCTGCGTCATAAAAAGGCCTTGTGGATCGCCAACGGCGTGGCCGTACTGGCGGCGCTGTGCAGCGTACCGATTCCCTTGCTGTTGCCGTTGCTGGTCGACGAAGTCTTGCTCGGCCATGGCGATGCAGCACTCAAGTGGATGAACCAGCTGCTGCCCGACAACTTGCAGGTGGCGGCCGGCTACATCGGGCTGATGTTGCTGGTGACCTTGACCCTGCGCGGCGCGGGGCTGGTCTTCAACGTCTTGCAGGCGCGGCTGTTTGCCGGGCTGGCCAAGGACATGGTCTATCGCTTGCGGATCCGCCTGATCGAGCGGCTCAAGCGTATTTCCCTGAGCGAATACGAAAGCCTGGGCAGTGGCACCGTGACCACCCATCTGGTCACCGACCTGGACACCCTGGATAAATTCGTTGGCGAAACCCTCAGCCGTTTTCTGGTGGCCATGCTCACCCTGGCCGGTACGGCTGGCATTCTGATATGGATGCACTGGCAGCTGGCCCTGCTGATCCTGCTGTTCAACCCCTTGGTTATTTTTGCCACGGTGCAGCTGGGCAAGCGGGTCAAGCACCTGAAGAAGCTGGAAAACGATAGCACCTCCCGTTTCACCCAGGCCCTCACCGAAACCCTGGACGCCATCCAGGAAGTGCGGGCGGGCAACCGTCAGGGCTTCTTTCTCGGCAGGCTTGGCTTGCGCGCCCAGGAAGTACGTGACTATGCGGTGGCCTCCCAGTGGAAGAGCGACGCGTCAGGCCGTGCCAGTGGGCTGCTGTTCCAGTTCGGCATCGATATTTTCCGGGCGGCGGCCATGCTCACGGTGCTGTTCTCCGACTTGTCGATCGGTCAGATGCTCGCGGTGTTCAGCTACCTGTGGTTCATGATCGGGCCGGTGGAACAGCTATTGAACCTGCAATACGCCTTTTACGCCGCCGGTGGTGCGCTGACCCGCATCAACGAATTGCTGGCGCGCGCCGATGAGCCGCAGTACGCCGGCGGCGCGAACCCCTTCAAGGGGCGCGACACCGTGGGCATCGAAGTGCGTGGCTTGAGCTTTGGCTATGGCGAGGAGCTGGTGCTCGACCAGTTGAACCTGTCGATTGCGCCGGGAGAGAAGGTGGCAGTGGTGGGGGCCAGCGGCGGCGGCAAAAGTACCCTGGTGCAATTGCTTCTGGGGCTCTACACCGCCCAGTCAGGCAGCATCCGCTTTGGCGGTTCGACCCTGCAGGAAATCGGCCTGGAAACCGTGCGTGAGAATGTCGCGGTGGTGCTGCAACATCCTTCGCTGTTCAACGACAGCGTACGAGCCAACCTGACCATGGGCCGCGATTGCTCCGATGAAGCCTGTTGGCGCGCATTGGAAATCGCACAACTCGATACCACCATCGCCACCTTGCCCAAGGGCCTGGACAGCATTGTCGGGCGCTCCGGCGTTCGTCTTTCCGGCGGCCAGCGCCAGCGTCTGGCGATTGCCCGCATGGTGCTGGCCGAGCCCAAGGTGGTCATTCTCGACGAGGCCACCTCGGCGCTGGATGCTGCCACTGAATACAATCTGCACGAGGCGCTTTCGCGCTTCCTGAGTGAACGTACCACGCTGATCGTCGCGCATCGCTTGTCGGCCGTTAAGCAGGCCGACCGGGTGCTGGTTTTCGATGGCGGGCATGTGGCCGAGGACGGTGATCATCAGCAATTGATTGCCGACGGTGGTCTTTACGCCAAGCTGTATGGTCATTTGCAACAGATTTAG
- a CDS encoding DsbA family protein, with translation MCSWCWGFAPVAEALITQAQAAGVDVHLVMGGLRTASVALDPSTRRYILEHWQAVHAATGQPFLFEGALPEGFVYDTEPACRAVVAARNLDPASAWPLARLIQHAFYAQGRDVTRAPVLVELAEAAGLPRIEFAEAFDSAEQQIATAADFSWVQDLGIAGFPTLLAERNGQLALLTNGYQPLDELAPLLGRWLERAAYA, from the coding sequence ATGTGTTCCTGGTGCTGGGGGTTTGCGCCAGTGGCCGAGGCCCTGATCACGCAGGCGCAGGCCGCTGGCGTAGACGTTCACCTGGTGATGGGCGGGCTGCGCACCGCCAGCGTGGCGCTGGACCCTTCGACCCGGCGCTACATCCTCGAACATTGGCAGGCGGTGCACGCCGCCACGGGCCAGCCGTTCCTGTTCGAAGGTGCGTTGCCTGAAGGCTTCGTCTATGACACCGAACCGGCCTGCCGGGCGGTGGTCGCTGCACGCAACCTCGACCCGGCCAGCGCCTGGCCGCTGGCCCGGCTCATCCAGCACGCTTTTTATGCCCAAGGTCGTGACGTCACCCGCGCGCCGGTACTGGTGGAACTGGCCGAAGCGGCAGGTTTGCCACGCATCGAATTCGCCGAAGCCTTCGACAGCGCCGAACAGCAGATCGCTACCGCGGCCGATTTCAGTTGGGTGCAGGACCTGGGCATTGCCGGGTTCCCGACCCTGCTGGCCGAACGCAACGGCCAACTGGCCCTGTTGACCAATGGCTACCAGCCACTGGATGAACTGGCCCCGCTGCTCGGCCGTTGGCTGGAGCGTGCCGCTTATGCTTGA